Proteins encoded together in one Peribacillus asahii window:
- a CDS encoding DUF1797 family protein, with product MSQLQGILTRLKNLQEQAKETESAQRFFEIDGVKICQVTYFSKTDMFELEVYSEKGKSSKYQFDNVDMITIEIFDLLQS from the coding sequence ATGTCTCAATTGCAGGGCATTCTTACCAGATTGAAAAATCTTCAAGAGCAAGCAAAGGAAACCGAGTCTGCTCAACGTTTTTTTGAAATAGATGGAGTGAAAATCTGCCAAGTTACATATTTCAGCAAAACGGACATGTTTGAGCTGGAAGTATACAGCGAAAAAGGGAAGTCTTCGAAATATCAATTTGATAATGTTGATATGATTACAATCGAAATCTTTGATTTACTTCAATCTTAA
- a CDS encoding metallophosphoesterase, which translates to MNKTISRRTFLKKSIASLLTITGLGIGGKYYIHNIEPHWLKTNHIPISHSFIPKGFHGLKMVQFSDTHLGFQFQLKDLQTLIQKINALQADVIIFTGDLMDKPDKYRNYKEIIPVLQKLHAPLGKFCVYGNHDHGGYGSEIYKSIMEMCEFTLLQNANIELSLLSKESIYLTGIDDAMLGQPDFPEALSGIPESKYTILLSHAPDLADTAKNYPIHLQISGHSHGGQVQIPFFGALVTPPFAERYPEGLYNIDSLTLYVNRGIGTTRLPYRFLSRPEITVYELQSPHI; encoded by the coding sequence ATGAATAAAACTATTTCACGCAGAACATTTCTAAAAAAAAGTATTGCCTCTTTATTAACCATCACTGGTTTAGGAATTGGCGGAAAATACTACATCCATAATATTGAACCGCATTGGTTAAAAACCAACCATATTCCAATCAGTCACTCCTTCATTCCAAAAGGATTTCACGGGTTAAAAATGGTTCAGTTTAGCGACACACATTTAGGATTTCAGTTTCAATTAAAAGACTTACAAACACTTATCCAAAAAATAAATGCCCTGCAAGCGGATGTCATTATCTTTACAGGAGATTTAATGGACAAACCGGATAAATATAGGAATTATAAAGAAATTATTCCTGTGTTACAAAAGCTTCATGCTCCGTTAGGGAAATTCTGTGTATATGGAAACCACGATCACGGTGGTTATGGTTCTGAAATATACAAATCCATTATGGAAATGTGTGAATTTACGCTTCTACAAAACGCAAACATAGAGCTCTCTCTTTTATCAAAGGAATCTATTTATCTCACAGGTATTGACGACGCGATGCTCGGTCAGCCAGACTTTCCAGAAGCACTTTCTGGTATTCCTGAAAGTAAGTATACCATTCTATTATCTCATGCACCTGATTTAGCAGATACGGCAAAGAATTATCCAATTCACCTGCAAATAAGCGGCCATAGTCACGGTGGACAAGTGCAAATTCCGTTTTTTGGAGCACTTGTCACTCCTCCTTTTGCCGAGAGATATCCGGAAGGCTTGTACAACATCGACTCCCTCACTTTATATGTGAATAGAGGAATCGGTACAACCCGCCTTCCTTATCGTTTTTTGTCGCGTCCAGAAATTACAGTGTATGAATTACAATCTCCACACATCTAA
- the cbpB gene encoding cyclic-di-AMP-binding protein CbpB, whose product MIGTHDGNLLDSSVKDLMISSERVAHVQVANNLEHALLVLTKSGYTAIPVLDPMYKLHGLISTPVILESILGLERIEFDNLENKKVSEVMIRDIPRLHVEDSVMKGLELLIDHPFVCVETDEGVFEGIITRKVLLQHVYEEELDS is encoded by the coding sequence ATGATTGGTACTCATGATGGGAATTTATTGGATTCAAGCGTGAAAGACTTGATGATATCTTCAGAACGGGTCGCCCACGTGCAAGTAGCCAACAATCTTGAACATGCGCTTTTAGTATTAACAAAAAGTGGTTATACGGCGATTCCGGTATTAGACCCAATGTATAAACTGCATGGATTAATTAGTACACCTGTGATTCTTGAATCCATATTGGGACTCGAACGGATTGAATTTGATAATCTTGAAAATAAAAAGGTTTCCGAAGTTATGATTCGAGATATCCCTCGCCTTCATGTAGAGGATTCAGTGATGAAGGGGTTAGAGTTATTAATTGACCATCCGTTTGTATGTGTTGAAACAGACGAAGGGGTTTTTGAAGGTATTATAACAAGGAAAGTATTATTACAGCATGTATATGAAGAAGAGCTGGACTCTTAA
- a CDS encoding MDR family MFS transporter, whose translation MIRDEHTLQKNKSLKRPLILAAIMLAMFLNAIEGTIVSTAMPAIVNELGGFAQYSWVFSGYLLMNAVTVLIYGKLSDLFGRKPVFLFGMILFLFGSILCGFANTMTELIIYRFIQGFGAGAVAPVATTIVGDIYDKRERARIQGYLSSVWGISAVMGPALGGLIVESLTWRLIFWINVPLGILSIIGIWFFLHENIEKKKHNIDYKGAVLLTLGISTFMIILVEGGVRWTWISWPILILAITALSAFFFFVREEKKAPEPMMPFNIWQERAILIANIVSLTTGIMMIGLSSFLPTFVQGVMERSPTVAGFTLTAMSIGWPIASAFAGRLMLRIGFKETSLLGGVSLIVGSIVLVFMKPESGPFVAAMGSFFIGVGMGLTSTSFIVLIQNKVSWEQRGIATASNMFMRNVGNTVGAALLGGVLNSRFQAYLTEHTKPEENVTLDTANQLLDSEARAKLPEHIVEVLQTGLTLSLHTVYIIVLLLSIISFLLLLFVRKKK comes from the coding sequence ATGATTCGAGATGAACATACACTACAGAAAAATAAGTCATTAAAGCGACCGTTAATTCTTGCGGCTATTATGTTAGCAATGTTTTTAAATGCTATTGAAGGAACGATTGTATCGACGGCTATGCCGGCCATTGTGAATGAATTAGGCGGATTTGCCCAATACAGTTGGGTTTTCTCTGGCTACTTATTAATGAATGCAGTTACGGTATTGATTTATGGGAAATTGTCCGATTTATTTGGACGGAAACCGGTTTTTTTATTTGGTATGATTCTTTTTTTATTCGGTTCGATTTTATGCGGCTTCGCCAATACGATGACAGAGTTGATTATTTACAGGTTTATTCAAGGTTTTGGAGCTGGAGCTGTAGCACCTGTTGCGACTACGATTGTCGGCGACATTTATGATAAGCGAGAGCGCGCGCGGATTCAAGGGTACTTGTCTAGCGTATGGGGGATTTCTGCTGTAATGGGGCCGGCTCTCGGTGGTTTAATTGTTGAATCTCTCACATGGCGTTTAATATTTTGGATAAATGTGCCGTTAGGTATTTTATCAATTATAGGGATTTGGTTTTTCCTGCATGAGAATATTGAAAAGAAAAAGCATAATATTGACTATAAAGGTGCTGTTCTGCTCACACTTGGGATTTCTACATTTATGATTATTCTCGTTGAAGGCGGCGTAAGATGGACATGGATTTCATGGCCTATCCTTATACTTGCAATCACTGCTCTTAGTGCCTTTTTCTTTTTCGTACGAGAGGAGAAAAAAGCACCTGAGCCCATGATGCCGTTTAATATTTGGCAAGAGCGGGCGATTTTAATTGCTAATATTGTTTCTTTAACAACAGGCATTATGATGATTGGTTTGTCCAGCTTTCTCCCGACATTTGTTCAAGGAGTTATGGAGCGTTCACCGACAGTTGCTGGCTTTACATTAACAGCCATGTCGATTGGTTGGCCGATTGCGTCCGCATTTGCGGGACGGTTGATGCTGAGGATTGGCTTTAAGGAAACGTCGTTACTTGGCGGTGTATCCTTAATCGTCGGAAGTATTGTACTCGTTTTTATGAAGCCGGAATCAGGGCCTTTTGTCGCTGCAATGGGATCCTTTTTTATCGGAGTTGGAATGGGCTTAACCTCTACCTCATTTATTGTATTGATTCAAAATAAAGTAAGTTGGGAGCAGCGAGGGATTGCAACCGCCTCAAATATGTTTATGCGAAACGTTGGGAATACGGTTGGAGCTGCTTTGCTTGGTGGCGTTTTGAATAGCCGCTTTCAAGCTTATTTAACAGAGCATACGAAACCAGAAGAGAACGTGACTTTAGATACGGCTAATCAATTGCTCGATAGTGAGGCGCGCGCAAAGCTGCCAGAACACATTGTTGAGGTACTTCAGACTGGTTTGACCCTTTCTTTACATACGGTCTATATTATTGTCCTGCTGCTAAGTATCATTAGTTTTCTCTTGTTACTATTTGTACGAAAAAAGAAATAA
- a CDS encoding EAL domain-containing protein has translation MDADNILANLDRVVPFFQPIFSADQHQVIGYEILGRFEENSEYKSLGPFFQDVTIPEEYRIEVDNYLLEVALERIKDYGEEFLIFINRDPNLLMFDHGEQFMETLKQHLELDELSRVVLELSDTIDIDNFEPLQHVLAYYKTYGIKVAFDHLGDHSQLDKIAQLSPNILKVNVEQMRISGGDAYQVVLFSLSMLARKIGASLLFENIETEYQLRFAWKNGGRYYQGYFLSKPDLLFIDKHKLREKFQQECQNFISYETKKLEAVYEKTQRFNEEINMFLKVQKRYESHEEMLKVLADKLEKVCFRLYVCDDQGYQTSPNILYKDGEWLIQKSYLNSNWSWRPYFLENIIKMRNEKTGILSDLYSDIETGETIRTFSYPINNKEYVFLDLSYSYLYENDALL, from the coding sequence ATGGATGCAGATAACATATTGGCGAATCTTGACCGAGTTGTTCCGTTTTTTCAACCAATTTTTAGTGCGGATCAACATCAGGTTATTGGTTACGAAATATTAGGGCGTTTTGAAGAGAACTCTGAATATAAGAGTTTAGGACCTTTTTTTCAAGATGTGACCATTCCAGAAGAGTATAGAATTGAAGTAGATAATTATTTACTGGAAGTAGCACTAGAACGTATTAAGGATTACGGAGAAGAATTTCTTATTTTTATTAACCGTGACCCAAATTTACTGATGTTTGATCATGGCGAGCAATTTATGGAAACGTTGAAACAACATTTAGAATTAGACGAGCTTTCACGTGTTGTGCTGGAGCTATCTGACACTATTGATATCGATAATTTTGAGCCATTGCAGCACGTGCTTGCGTACTATAAAACGTACGGTATTAAGGTTGCTTTCGATCATTTAGGGGATCATAGCCAGCTTGATAAGATTGCACAACTGTCACCTAATATTCTAAAGGTTAATGTAGAACAAATGCGTATATCTGGCGGAGATGCTTATCAAGTCGTTTTATTTTCCCTTAGTATGTTAGCTAGAAAAATTGGAGCGAGCTTATTATTTGAAAATATCGAAACAGAATACCAGCTTCGATTTGCTTGGAAAAATGGAGGGCGCTATTATCAAGGATACTTTTTATCAAAGCCCGATTTGTTATTTATTGACAAACATAAATTACGTGAAAAGTTTCAGCAAGAATGTCAAAATTTTATCTCATATGAAACGAAGAAATTAGAAGCTGTTTATGAAAAAACGCAACGGTTCAATGAAGAGATAAACATGTTTTTGAAAGTACAGAAGCGTTATGAATCACATGAAGAAATGCTAAAAGTGCTAGCCGATAAATTAGAAAAAGTTTGTTTTCGATTGTATGTATGTGATGACCAAGGATATCAAACGTCACCCAATATTCTTTACAAAGATGGTGAATGGCTCATTCAAAAGAGTTATTTAAATAGCAATTGGAGCTGGAGACCGTATTTCCTAGAAAATATTATTAAAATGAGGAATGAAAAGACGGGGATTTTATCAGATTTGTATAGTGATATTGAAACAGGTGAAACAATTCGAACGTTCTCTTATCCGATTAATAATAAGGAATATGTTTTCCTTGATTTATCTTATAGTTATTTGTACGAAAATGATGCTTTATTATAA
- a CDS encoding SLC13 family permease codes for MTQPLFITVLILVCTIACIIYGKFRADLIALVGLVVLGLTGILSLEELLAGFANPVVITIAALFIVSAGIFNSGLVDEVGNYLLKFGVGSELKLLLIVMITGGLLSAFFSGTGIVVILIPIVVSMALKKKMSPSRYLLPLAYASSLGAVLTLIGTAPNILISYILQSEGIVKLNFFDFTPIGLVAFAAGVVFMLTLGRKLLPEEPLAARNSVKELSARELAGMYKVYDRLHYLHIPGNSDIVGERLANLHLPFQYEITLIEIKRKAKEKQLPLLSKQSVISAKADEVLHPDDIILVFGEVENVERLAVDYELEYKHFNPEQIKKHFVSSKFGLTEILIMPNSNYENQTLMDMQFREKYRCNVLAINRNGEYIQTEVGTERLKQGDALLIHGEWKNIERISADLEDMIVIGSASEEVVEQRERTQSKAPIIAAAITALMTILLSIGAIPFVLSVVIAALLMVVTGCVRSMEEAYQKINWEPVLLIAAMMGIVRALENTGGVRLISDWFAIFFDYTGPYGLLAGFYLLTMLLSPFIPYGVTAIVMAPIALLCSNTLGISPIPILMGIAIAASVALSSPKATSSNTLVMTAGEYQSKDFVLMGILLQIFVGIVLVLTIPLFFPF; via the coding sequence ATGACTCAGCCTTTGTTTATAACAGTTCTCATACTTGTATGTACAATCGCTTGTATTATATATGGAAAATTTAGAGCAGATTTGATTGCATTAGTTGGCTTAGTTGTACTGGGTTTAACTGGAATTTTATCTTTAGAGGAACTTTTAGCGGGATTTGCGAATCCGGTCGTCATCACGATTGCTGCCTTATTTATCGTAAGTGCAGGTATTTTTAATAGCGGGCTTGTTGACGAAGTTGGAAATTATTTATTGAAATTCGGTGTAGGTTCAGAATTAAAGCTGCTGCTTATTGTGATGATAACGGGTGGCTTACTTAGTGCTTTTTTTAGTGGAACGGGTATTGTCGTCATTTTAATTCCGATTGTCGTAAGCATGGCTTTGAAGAAAAAAATGAGCCCGTCCCGCTATTTATTACCGCTCGCTTATGCGAGTAGTTTAGGTGCCGTTCTTACCTTAATTGGGACAGCGCCGAATATCTTGATTAGTTATATTTTACAAAGCGAAGGCATCGTAAAGTTGAACTTTTTTGATTTTACACCTATCGGACTTGTGGCCTTTGCAGCAGGTGTAGTATTTATGCTGACACTAGGGCGAAAGCTGCTGCCCGAAGAACCATTAGCAGCGAGGAACAGCGTGAAGGAGTTATCGGCTAGGGAATTAGCCGGCATGTATAAAGTATATGATCGTCTGCATTATTTACACATACCGGGTAACTCGGATATTGTTGGAGAAAGACTAGCTAATTTACATCTTCCGTTTCAGTATGAAATTACGTTGATTGAAATTAAGCGTAAAGCGAAAGAGAAGCAATTGCCTTTGCTTTCAAAGCAATCGGTTATTTCCGCTAAAGCAGATGAAGTACTGCATCCAGATGATATTATTTTAGTGTTTGGGGAAGTCGAGAATGTAGAGCGGTTAGCCGTCGATTATGAATTAGAGTATAAACACTTTAATCCAGAACAAATTAAAAAGCACTTCGTGAGCAGTAAATTTGGTTTAACGGAAATCTTAATTATGCCTAACTCTAATTATGAAAATCAAACACTGATGGATATGCAGTTTCGTGAAAAATATCGTTGTAACGTATTAGCGATTAATCGTAATGGCGAATATATTCAAACAGAAGTTGGGACAGAAAGACTAAAGCAAGGTGATGCTCTTCTTATTCATGGAGAGTGGAAAAACATTGAGCGTATTTCAGCGGATCTTGAAGACATGATTGTCATTGGAAGCGCCTCTGAAGAAGTTGTCGAGCAACGGGAGCGTACTCAGTCGAAGGCGCCGATTATAGCTGCTGCCATTACAGCCTTGATGACTATTCTCTTATCCATTGGCGCGATACCATTTGTCTTATCTGTTGTAATCGCCGCACTGCTGATGGTAGTAACCGGTTGTGTACGTTCGATGGAGGAAGCTTATCAGAAGATTAATTGGGAACCTGTTTTATTAATTGCGGCGATGATGGGCATTGTGCGGGCGTTAGAGAATACAGGCGGTGTACGATTAATTAGTGATTGGTTTGCTATATTCTTTGATTATACAGGTCCGTATGGTTTGCTAGCTGGCTTTTATTTATTAACGATGCTCTTAAGTCCGTTTATTCCTTATGGGGTAACTGCGATTGTGATGGCTCCGATTGCCTTATTATGTTCTAATACATTAGGAATAAGTCCAATTCCAATATTAATGGGAATTGCTATTGCTGCAAGTGTTGCATTATCTTCACCTAAAGCTACGTCTAGCAATACCCTTGTAATGACCGCTGGTGAATATCAGTCAAAAGATTTCGTGTTAATGGGAATTTTATTGCAAATTTTTGTTGGAATTGTCTTAGTTTTAACAATCCCATTGTTCTTTCCATTTTAA
- a CDS encoding glutaredoxin family protein: protein MKDVTLYTQPDCPPCQIMKLFFNDNNISYKEKNIKTDKTALQELTKKYGSYSTPTVVIDGKAIIGFELEEIKKELQLD, encoded by the coding sequence ATGAAAGACGTAACTCTTTATACACAACCGGACTGCCCTCCGTGTCAAATTATGAAATTGTTTTTTAACGACAACAACATATCCTATAAGGAAAAAAATATCAAAACAGATAAAACTGCACTTCAAGAGTTAACAAAAAAATACGGATCTTATTCAACACCTACTGTTGTCATAGATGGAAAAGCCATTATCGGCTTTGAACTCGAAGAAATCAAAAAAGAACTACAATTAGATTAG
- a CDS encoding MBL fold metallo-hydrolase, giving the protein MDTISELGFRISLIDGFDLNREHRTGTYVIHDTPLTIVETSASPSIPHLLKGLAELNIDPADIAYIILTHIHLDHAGGTGLFLSHCPNAKVIVHPKGARHLEDPSRLIAGAKAVYGNKFDELFNPILPIPKDRLIIKHNQDTLQFTNQASLTFYDTPGHANHHLSIFDSTSKGMFSGDTIGVYYRDLDEAGIEWYMPSTSPNQFNPTAMLAAIDLYRSIGVERIYFGHYGVSDNPEEVYHQIQTWLPIYIEAAESAFHSCSSFDEQVSMTQKTLYDKTRDLLAKQGIPADHPVFEIIALDLEVCSMGLIDYLMRKQKEEKISKPL; this is encoded by the coding sequence ATGGACACAATTTCTGAACTTGGATTTCGAATTTCGTTAATCGATGGATTCGATTTAAATCGCGAACATCGGACAGGTACATATGTTATACACGATACACCTTTAACAATTGTAGAAACATCAGCAAGTCCTTCTATTCCTCATCTCTTAAAGGGGTTAGCCGAATTAAATATTGATCCTGCAGATATCGCCTATATCATCTTAACCCACATTCATCTAGATCACGCTGGCGGCACTGGATTATTTTTATCACATTGCCCGAATGCCAAAGTTATTGTTCATCCTAAAGGAGCTAGACATCTCGAAGATCCTTCCCGTTTAATTGCAGGTGCCAAAGCTGTCTATGGCAATAAATTCGATGAATTATTCAACCCTATTTTACCTATACCGAAAGACAGGCTCATCATTAAGCACAATCAAGACACACTTCAATTTACTAATCAAGCTTCTCTCACTTTTTACGATACGCCAGGACATGCCAACCATCATCTCAGCATCTTTGATTCCACTTCTAAAGGAATGTTCTCAGGAGATACAATCGGTGTCTATTATCGCGACCTAGATGAGGCAGGAATTGAATGGTACATGCCATCTACTTCACCGAATCAATTTAATCCAACAGCGATGTTAGCCGCCATTGATTTATATCGAAGCATCGGGGTTGAACGCATTTATTTTGGTCATTACGGTGTATCTGACAACCCTGAAGAAGTCTACCATCAAATCCAAACATGGCTCCCTATTTATATAGAAGCAGCTGAGAGCGCCTTCCATTCATGTTCAAGTTTTGATGAACAAGTGTCAATGACTCAGAAAACGCTGTATGACAAAACACGTGATTTACTAGCAAAACAAGGAATTCCTGCTGACCATCCCGTTTTTGAGATTATAGCGCTCGATTTAGAGGTCTGCTCAATGGGGCTCATCGATTATTTAATGAGAAAACAAAAAGAAGAAAAGATAAGCAAACCGCTTTAA
- the dapD gene encoding 2,3,4,5-tetrahydropyridine-2,6-dicarboxylate N-acetyltransferase, which produces MDAREIISFIANSKKSTPVKVYVKGDLEGVDFGAESKTFITGNTGVVFGEWTDIEAALTAAGSKIEDYVIENDRRNSAIPLLDLKGIKARIEPGVTIRDQVEIGDNAVIMMGATINIGAVIGEGTMIDMNATLGGRAIVGKNAHIGAGSVLAGVIEPPSAKPVVVEDDVMIGANVVVLEGVTIGKGSVVGAGAVVTKDIPPYSVATGVPARVIKEIDEKTKSKTEILQELRQL; this is translated from the coding sequence ATGGATGCACGCGAAATTATTTCATTTATTGCAAATAGCAAAAAATCAACACCTGTGAAGGTTTATGTTAAAGGTGATTTAGAAGGTGTAGATTTTGGAGCGGAATCTAAAACATTTATCACTGGAAACACAGGGGTTGTTTTCGGTGAGTGGACGGATATTGAAGCGGCTCTTACTGCTGCTGGAAGCAAAATTGAAGATTATGTAATTGAAAACGATCGTCGCAACTCAGCAATTCCTTTATTAGATTTAAAAGGAATCAAAGCTCGTATTGAGCCAGGTGTTACAATTCGCGATCAAGTGGAAATTGGCGACAATGCGGTTATTATGATGGGGGCGACAATCAATATTGGTGCTGTAATCGGTGAAGGTACAATGATCGATATGAACGCTACACTTGGTGGACGTGCAATCGTTGGGAAAAACGCTCACATTGGTGCTGGAAGCGTATTAGCAGGTGTAATTGAGCCGCCTTCTGCAAAACCAGTTGTTGTAGAAGATGATGTTATGATTGGGGCAAACGTTGTTGTACTAGAAGGTGTAACGATTGGTAAAGGTTCTGTTGTTGGAGCTGGTGCTGTCGTAACGAAAGATATCCCACCTTACTCTGTAGCAACAGGTGTACCTGCACGAGTTATTAAAGAAATCGATGAAAAAACAAAATCAAAAACAGAGATTTTGCAAGAGCTTCGTCAACTTTAA
- a CDS encoding YkyB family protein → MKGQSEMADTSTDSLAQAVFIVNKHAKTALEPKYLYDLKRLALNKLLKEGKAKKIGLHFSDNPRFAAQQSDVIVTCGAYVFHLPPTKEDLKILPHLGNRSASIRNPKAVMSLSKAKQILQSYTGQAKDLQSKPDMKKKQNKMNQPNQRYHNPFPSSFLGKGSKY, encoded by the coding sequence ATGAAAGGACAGTCTGAAATGGCAGATACCTCAACCGACTCCCTTGCGCAAGCAGTATTTATTGTCAACAAGCATGCAAAAACAGCTTTGGAGCCAAAGTATTTGTATGACTTAAAACGCCTCGCTTTAAATAAATTGTTGAAAGAAGGTAAAGCAAAGAAAATAGGTCTCCATTTCTCTGATAACCCTCGTTTTGCTGCACAACAATCCGACGTAATCGTTACATGCGGTGCATATGTCTTTCACCTTCCACCTACAAAGGAAGATTTAAAAATTTTACCCCATCTCGGTAACCGCTCAGCATCCATTCGGAACCCTAAAGCTGTTATGTCATTATCGAAAGCAAAACAAATACTACAATCTTATACTGGACAAGCAAAGGATCTACAATCTAAACCAGATATGAAGAAAAAGCAGAACAAAATGAACCAACCTAACCAGCGATACCACAACCCCTTTCCTTCATCTTTTTTAGGTAAAGGATCGAAATACTAG
- a CDS encoding fluoride efflux transporter FluC, giving the protein MLIRILAIGIGGGSGAVLRYMIQEVLPSPIFPWSTLLINIAGSFLLGGVTSYLMNRNRGEILQLALGTGLCGGFTTMSTFSAEAVALMRESILLSGLYIECTVLGGLTAYFIGQHVFLGRRSGERG; this is encoded by the coding sequence ATGTTAATTCGAATACTAGCTATTGGGATTGGTGGTGGATCTGGTGCTGTATTGCGCTATATGATTCAAGAAGTACTGCCGTCACCCATTTTTCCATGGAGCACCCTGTTGATTAATATTGCTGGTAGTTTTTTGCTAGGGGGAGTCACGAGTTATTTGATGAATCGAAATCGAGGAGAGATTCTTCAGTTAGCTTTAGGTACCGGTTTGTGCGGAGGGTTTACGACGATGTCGACGTTCTCTGCTGAAGCGGTGGCTTTAATGAGAGAGTCGATACTACTTAGCGGATTATATATCGAGTGTACGGTGTTAGGCGGACTGACCGCTTATTTCATTGGGCAACATGTATTTCTAGGTAGGAGAAGTGGAGAACGAGGATGA
- the crcB gene encoding fluoride efflux transporter CrcB: protein MNAVLVWIGGMIGAIARYSVQTYLKRILPESTIPLSILIINLAGSFGLGMCISAGNELNLSWQLFSMTGFLGAFTTFSTFSSESLFLLGKQQYMKAFLYITGSIIGCIFVFFIGNIVAMSLL from the coding sequence ATGAATGCTGTTCTTGTATGGATTGGCGGAATGATCGGAGCTATTGCAAGATATAGCGTGCAAACGTATTTGAAGAGGATTTTACCGGAAAGTACGATTCCACTAAGTATTTTGATTATTAATTTGGCGGGCTCTTTTGGATTAGGCATGTGTATTTCAGCGGGAAATGAGTTAAATCTATCGTGGCAATTGTTTAGTATGACAGGTTTTTTAGGAGCTTTCACAACGTTTTCAACATTTAGCTCAGAAAGCCTATTTTTGCTTGGGAAACAGCAGTATATGAAAGCCTTTTTATATATAACAGGTTCGATTATAGGCTGTATATTTGTATTTTTTATTGGCAATATTGTAGCGATGTCGTTATTATAA
- a CDS encoding LysR family transcriptional regulator, which produces MSFSEFHLLSVLAEEMNMRKAAERLFVSQPALSQRLQTIEKDWGTKLFLRSQKGLSLTPAGEAVIRFANEVREKEEKVRESIQAMDHEVYGTLKIACATIVGQNWLPQVLKKFVQKYPHAKISLITGWSSEILKSLYEGQVHVGIIRGAPDWKGVKQHLFTDMLYLVDTEMKELDQVLETDRPFIQFKSDSNYYQEIQDWWHRQFQTTPKNTIVVDQIETCKQMVFNGIGYAILPAITLHDKDTNIFKIPLFDSQNHSIERDTWLCGYESAFQLKQVQAFTEVVKEHILEQGMI; this is translated from the coding sequence ATGTCATTTTCTGAATTTCATTTATTATCTGTTCTAGCTGAGGAAATGAATATGCGGAAAGCTGCAGAACGATTATTTGTATCACAACCAGCACTGTCACAGCGACTGCAAACGATAGAGAAAGATTGGGGAACCAAATTATTTTTACGTTCACAAAAGGGACTGTCGCTAACACCTGCAGGCGAGGCCGTCATTCGATTTGCCAACGAAGTACGGGAGAAGGAAGAAAAGGTGCGCGAAAGTATTCAAGCGATGGATCATGAGGTTTATGGAACGTTGAAAATTGCCTGTGCAACGATTGTCGGGCAAAATTGGTTGCCTCAAGTGTTAAAGAAGTTTGTCCAAAAATATCCGCATGCAAAAATCTCCCTCATAACGGGTTGGAGCAGTGAGATTTTAAAATCGCTCTATGAAGGGCAAGTTCATGTGGGGATTATACGTGGAGCCCCTGATTGGAAAGGGGTTAAACAGCATTTATTTACAGATATGCTGTATTTAGTGGACACGGAAATGAAAGAGCTAGATCAAGTGCTTGAGACAGATCGACCGTTTATTCAGTTTAAGAGCGATTCGAATTATTATCAAGAAATTCAAGATTGGTGGCATAGACAATTTCAAACAACGCCTAAAAATACGATTGTCGTTGATCAAATTGAGACGTGTAAACAAATGGTGTTTAATGGGATTGGCTATGCGATTTTACCAGCCATTACACTTCATGATAAAGATACGAATATTTTTAAGATACCTCTTTTTGATAGTCAGAATCATTCGATTGAGCGTGATACGTGGCTATGCGGCTATGAATCGGCGTTTCAGCTTAAACAAGTGCAAGCTTTTACAGAAGTAGTCAAAGAGCATATTCTCGAGCAAGGGATGATATAA